The sequence ATCTAGGAAACAATTATATACTGTGGAAAAATGATGAAAAATTTATGGCGACCATAAGGGAGTGATACCATGAGCGCAAAAGTATATTTTTTGCCGCTGCCTGACGGCGTTTCGGTGGCTGAGCAGGCCGCGGCGATGCGGAAGATTTACGAAGCTTCCGGCGCCGATGAGGTTTTTGGCGCAAGAGATTTTGTGGCGATTAAACTGCATGTCGGGGAGAAAAAGAATACAACCCATGTTAAGCCCGAACTGGTGCGGGAACTGGTGGAAAAAGTCAAGGCGAAAGGGGCACTGCCCTTTTTGACCGAGACTTCAACTTTATATAAGGGCGAGCGGGAAAATGCCGTGAAACACCTTCTCCATGCCCATCGCCACGGGTTCGGTATCGATAATGTCGGCGCCCCCTTCATCATGGCTGATGGCCTGACAGGAAATACGGAATACGAAGTTACTATTAACGGTGAACTGCACAAGACGGTGAAAGTGGCGCGCGAAATCATGAGCGCCGACGCCATGCTGGTTGTTTCGCACCCAACCGGCCATCCGGCCGCGGGGCTAGGGGCATGCATCAAAAATCTGGGGATGGGACTAGCCAGCCGGATGGGCAAGATGCGCCAGCACTCGGCCATGCTCCCGGAAGTTCTCACCGATAAATGCCGCTTTTGCCAAAAATGTTTAAAGTGGTGTCCGCAGGAAGCAATCATTGAAAAAACCGGCAAAGCGTATATCATGACCGAAAAATGTATCGGCTGCGGCGAGTGCCTGGCTGTTTGCCGTTTCGATGCCGTGAAGTATGACTGGGGCGCCGAATCGGGCTTTATGCAGCGCAGTATGGCGGAACATGCTTACGGTGTTGTTAAGGAGAAACAGGGCAAATGCTTTTTCTTCAATGTCATGATTAATATGACCAAAGACTGTGACTGCTTTAATGTAAATCAACAAAAATTTATTCCCGATATCGGCATTCTTGCATCGGCTGACCCGGTTGCGATTGATGTGGCCACGCTGGATTTGACGGCCAAGGCCAACGGACAGACGTTAGCCGAGCTGGCCTATAAACACCATAATGCCCGGATCCAAATCGAGCATGCCGCCAAAATTGGTATGGGATCATTGGACTATGAGCTGATTACGCTATAGGGGCGAGGAAATTGAAAACAAATGCGGCACGTATATTGGAAACGCTTAAGATCAGTTATGAATTACGGGAGTACGAAATAGATGAAGCCGATTTAAGCGCCGAGGCGGTGGCGGCGAAGCTGGGCCTGCCGCCCCAGCAGGTGTTTAAAACCCTGGTGGCGCGGGGCGATAAGACCGGCGTGCTCCTCGCCTGCGTACCCGGCGCCGCCGAACTGGACCTTAAGGCCTTAGCCGCCGTCAGCGGCAACAAGCGGGTTGAGCTCGTCCCCCTCAAAGAAGTGCAGCCGCTCACCGGTTATATCCGGGGCGGTGTGTCGCCCTTGGGAACAAAGAAGAAATACCCGGTATTTGTAGACGAAAGTGCCCGGCAGTGGGAACGAATTTCGCTCAGCGCCGGCGTGCGGGGCTGCCAGATTATCCTTGCTCCCCACGATTTGGCCAAAGCGGTACAAGCCACGTTCTGCGCCATAGCGCGCTGGTAGCGCGGCCGCCTACATTGGCGGTTAAATACGGTAATAATTTGAAATACTTCGGGGGAGGGGGGGCTAGCGTGAATATTTCCATCCACGAAAACATCCGCCAAGTGATGCCCGGCTGCCGGCTGGGTTGTATTATTATTGAAAACGTTGCCGTGCGGGGAACGCCGCCGGCGTTAGCGCAAGAGTTCAACGAACTGCAGGCCCAGGTTGCCAAGGCTTATAAACTCGATATTCTACCAACCATGCCGCGGATTATGGCGGTACGCAGTATGTATAAAAAACTGCATTTCGACCCGCAGCGCTATCGTCCGGCTTCCGAGGCGCTGGTACGCCGGGTGCTTCAGAACAAAGGGGTCTATTTTGTTAACAGCGCCGTTGATGTGAACAATTACTGTTCCATTAAATTTATGCTGCCCTTTGGCATTTACGATTTAGACTGCATCCAGGGAAATGTCGTTTTTCGCATTGCCGATGCGGGAACTTATGTTAACATTTCGGGCAACACTATTTCGACTGAAGGAAAACCTTTTCTTACCGACGACGCCGGCGTTTTTGGCAACCCCACAGCCGATGCGCGACGCACGGCCGTTACGCTGACGACGCGCAATTTGCTATGTGTCATTTACGCTGACGAAGAGGTGCCTGATAAAGAATTAACCGAAATTCTTGATTTCACCGCCGATATGCTTACGCGCTATAACGGTGGTGTTGTTACTTATAAGACGATTGTCCGTCCAGCTTAAAGAGTGGAATTTTGGAAAGGAGCGTCCTTATGTATCTAAGTACGCGGGGAGGGCACGCCGGCCTATTGGCGGCAGAGGCTATTAAGGCCGGACTGGCCGACGATGGCGGCTTGTTTGTACCATCTCGCATCCCGCAGGTAAGCCAGGAAACGCTGGCCAAGTTCGGCACGATGCCTTATAGGGAACGGGCCGCCGTCGTTTTGGCCCCCTACCTGCCAGACTACAGCGACGAAGAAATCTTAGCCGCGCTCAACGCTGCCTATAATCGGGAAAAATTTGACGATCCGGAAGTTGCGCCGGTACGGTCGATTACCGCCGATACTGCCGTTTTGGAACTTTGGCACGGTCCGACAAGCGCTTTTAAAGACATGGCTCTACAACTAATGCCGCGTCTTTTGTCCCAGGCTCTGCGTAAAACAGGGGAGAAGGCTGAAATCGTCATTCTTGTCGCTACCTCGGGCGATACGGGCAAAGCGGCGCTGGAAGGGTTTAAGGATGTTGCCCAGACTCGAATCATCGTTTTCTTTCCCCACGGCGGCGTTAGTGAAATGCAGCGCCTGCAGATGGTAACGCAGGAGGGCGGCAACGTGGCTGTGGTTGCTGTCAAAGGCAATTTTGACGATGCCCAAAACGGGGTAAAGGAAATTTTCAATGACCGCGCCTTTAATACTGCGCTGGCCGCGCACGGTTTTCGTTTATCTTCAGCCAATTCGATCAACTGGGGAAGGCTGGCGCCGCAAATCGTCTATTATTTTAGCGCCTACGCCGACATGGCAAGGCTTGGCAATATCGCTGTCGGACAACCGGTAAACTTTGTTGTGCCAACCGGTAATTTCGGGAATATTCTCGCCGCCTATTATGCTAAGGAGATGGGACTGCCAATAAACCGGCTGATATGTGCTTCCAATAGCAATAATGTTCTTACCCATTTTTTACGTTACGGTGTATACGATCGCAACCGGCCGTTCCATACTACTTTGTCACCGTCTATGGACATTCTTATCTCGA comes from Sporolituus thermophilus DSM 23256 and encodes:
- a CDS encoding DUF362 domain-containing protein; amino-acid sequence: MSAKVYFLPLPDGVSVAEQAAAMRKIYEASGADEVFGARDFVAIKLHVGEKKNTTHVKPELVRELVEKVKAKGALPFLTETSTLYKGERENAVKHLLHAHRHGFGIDNVGAPFIMADGLTGNTEYEVTINGELHKTVKVAREIMSADAMLVVSHPTGHPAAGLGACIKNLGMGLASRMGKMRQHSAMLPEVLTDKCRFCQKCLKWCPQEAIIEKTGKAYIMTEKCIGCGECLAVCRFDAVKYDWGAESGFMQRSMAEHAYGVVKEKQGKCFFFNVMINMTKDCDCFNVNQQKFIPDIGILASADPVAIDVATLDLTAKANGQTLAELAYKHHNARIQIEHAAKIGMGSLDYELITL
- the ybaK gene encoding Cys-tRNA(Pro) deacylase — its product is MKTNAARILETLKISYELREYEIDEADLSAEAVAAKLGLPPQQVFKTLVARGDKTGVLLACVPGAAELDLKALAAVSGNKRVELVPLKEVQPLTGYIRGGVSPLGTKKKYPVFVDESARQWERISLSAGVRGCQIILAPHDLAKAVQATFCAIARW
- a CDS encoding B3/B4 domain-containing protein; the protein is MNISIHENIRQVMPGCRLGCIIIENVAVRGTPPALAQEFNELQAQVAKAYKLDILPTMPRIMAVRSMYKKLHFDPQRYRPASEALVRRVLQNKGVYFVNSAVDVNNYCSIKFMLPFGIYDLDCIQGNVVFRIADAGTYVNISGNTISTEGKPFLTDDAGVFGNPTADARRTAVTLTTRNLLCVIYADEEVPDKELTEILDFTADMLTRYNGGVVTYKTIVRPA
- the thrC gene encoding threonine synthase, encoding MYLSTRGGHAGLLAAEAIKAGLADDGGLFVPSRIPQVSQETLAKFGTMPYRERAAVVLAPYLPDYSDEEILAALNAAYNREKFDDPEVAPVRSITADTAVLELWHGPTSAFKDMALQLMPRLLSQALRKTGEKAEIVILVATSGDTGKAALEGFKDVAQTRIIVFFPHGGVSEMQRLQMVTQEGGNVAVVAVKGNFDDAQNGVKEIFNDRAFNTALAAHGFRLSSANSINWGRLAPQIVYYFSAYADMARLGNIAVGQPVNFVVPTGNFGNILAAYYAKEMGLPINRLICASNSNNVLTHFLRYGVYDRNRPFHTTLSPSMDILISSNLERLLYHITGGDCAQVKQWMEQLRFDGHYRVRDEDLARIQEIFWAGWADDAMTLTTIKEVYKEHRYLLDPHTAVAWQVLREYREKTNDATPTVVVSTASPFKFNASVLSALTDGKQADGDEFAMLRQLSELTGWPIPPALAALAQKPVRHRRLCDRGEMKTTVQDILC